From one Portunus trituberculatus isolate SZX2019 chromosome 8, ASM1759143v1, whole genome shotgun sequence genomic stretch:
- the LOC123501133 gene encoding protease inhibitor 2-like encodes MRPSVVLLVVAAAVVVVVVAEDAQQSTSHSCVGFIFCERIYNPLCGSDGKTYGNKCELESEKCFFNPDLTVAYEGKCEEEATEAAEVVW; translated from the exons atgcGCCCAAGTGTTGtcctgttggtggtggcggcggcggtggtggtggtggtggtggctgaagATGCTCAACAAA gtACTTCCCATTCTTGTGTTGGCTTTATCTTCTGCGAGAGGATCTACAATCCCTTGTGTGGCAGTGACGGCAAGACTTACGGCAACAAATGTGAACTGGAGAGTGAAAAATGCTTCTTCAATCCAGACCTGACAGTGGCGTACGAGGGCAAGTGTGAAGAGGAGGCCACGGAGGCTGCagaggtggtgtggtag